A region from the Bradyrhizobium erythrophlei genome encodes:
- a CDS encoding ArsR/SmtB family transcription factor — protein MVKYYDQALDRTFAALADPTRRALLARLGKRDNLSVSELAQPFSMSLPAIMKHLDVLSDAGLITRAKTGRTVACRLTAAPMEQAMDWLNRYQRFWSDNLDRLAAFVEEEDKWPSNQALPAIPASSPDRASPSRAESKRTLPKSTRRGPTRKK, from the coding sequence ATGGTTAAGTATTACGATCAAGCCCTGGACCGTACTTTTGCCGCGCTGGCGGACCCGACCCGTCGCGCGCTGCTGGCGCGGCTCGGCAAGCGCGACAACCTCTCGGTGAGCGAGCTGGCGCAGCCGTTTTCGATGTCGCTGCCCGCGATCATGAAGCATCTCGACGTGTTGTCGGACGCCGGTCTGATCACGCGCGCCAAGACCGGCCGCACCGTGGCGTGCCGGCTCACCGCCGCGCCGATGGAGCAGGCGATGGATTGGCTCAATCGCTACCAGCGCTTCTGGTCGGACAATCTCGACCGCCTTGCCGCATTCGTGGAGGAGGAAGACAAATGGCCGTCAAATCAGGCGCTGCCGGCGATTCCGGCCTCATCGCCAGACCGAGCCTCACCCTCACGCGCCGAGTCAAAGCGGACCCTGCCAAAGTCTACGCGGCGTGGACCGACCCGCAAAAAATAG
- a CDS encoding DUF3551 domain-containing protein has product MRNVILAVMAVAAAGAAMAGSGPAAARDYPYCLRGGGYGYTGDCSYTSYAQCQASASGRRAYCDVNPLFAFGEQRRGRPYRSY; this is encoded by the coding sequence ATGCGCAACGTGATACTGGCCGTTATGGCCGTAGCGGCGGCAGGCGCTGCGATGGCGGGCTCCGGACCGGCGGCTGCCCGCGATTACCCCTACTGCCTTCGGGGCGGCGGGTACGGGTATACGGGGGACTGTTCGTATACCTCCTATGCCCAGTGCCAGGCGAGCGCGTCCGGACGGCGCGCCTATTGCGACGTCAATCCGCTCTTTGCCTTCGGCGAACAGCGGCGCGGACGGCCGTATCGCAGCTACTGA